Within the Pseudomonas orientalis genome, the region CGTGTCGTTGCCGATGTTCACGGCGATGACGGAAGCGGATGTGGAGCGGGCTGTGGCGGCGGTCAAAACGATATTGAAAGCAGGCTGATTACTTAATGTGGGAGGGGGCTTGCCCCCGATTGAGGTGGGTCAGCCACTGATGAGGAGACTGACACTCCGCCATCGGGGGCAAGCCCCCTCCCACATTGGGTTCTGTGTTTACTCGCCGATAGCGGCTTTGTAGCCGGCAGCGTCCAGCAGTTTCTCCAGATCAGCCGCGTTGCTTGGCTTGAGCTTGAAGATCCAGGCGCCGTAGGGGTCGGAGTTCAACAGCTCAGGACTCCCACCCAACTCTTCGTTGACCGCAATCACCTCGCCTGCAACCGGGGCATAGATGTCCGAAGCAGCTTTCACCGACTCAACCACCCCCGCCTGGCCCTGGGCTTCAAATGTGGCACCCACCTCGGCCAGCTCAACAAACACCACATCGCCCAACGCTTCCTGAGCATGGTCGGAGATCCCGACGGTCACGCTGCCGTCGGCTTCCAGACGGGCCCACTCATGACTTTCGGCAAAACGCAGGTCGGCAGGGATATTGCTCATAGTCTGTGTCCTCAAGAAGAAATGTCAGCGGCCAGTGGCCTGCCGGAAAATAGTTAGATCAAGGTTTTGCCATGGCGGACGAAGGTCGGCTTGACCACTCGAACCGGGTACCACTTACCGCGGATTTCCACTTCGGCCCGGTCGGCGGTCGCCGTCGGTACACGCGCCAGGGCAATGGATTTGCTAAGCGTAGGTGAGAAACTACCACTGGTGATCTCCCCTTCGCCAACATTGGCGATACGAACTACCTGGTGAGCACGCAGAACCCCACGTTCTTCCAGGACCAGCCCGACCAATTTGAACTGCACACCGGCCGCTTTTTCCGCTTCCAGCGCGGCGCGGCCGATAAAATTGCGCCCTGCCGGTTCCCAGGCGATGCTCCAGGCCATGTTGGCCGCCAGGGGCGACACCTGCTGGTGGATATCCTGACCATACAGGTTCATGCCGGCCTCCAGGCGCAAGGTATCGCGCGCGCCGAGACCGATGGGGGAAATACCGGCGCCCACCAGGTCGTTGAAAAACCCCGGCGCCTGGTCGGCAGGCAGGACAATTTCCAGACCGTCTTCGCCGGTGTAACCGGTGCGGGCGATAAACCAGTCGCCGTCGGCCTGGCCTTCGAACGGTTTGAGCTGATGGATCAGGGTGCCACGGGACTGGGTCACCAGTTCGGCGATCTTCTGCCGCGCGTGGGGCCCTTGAATGGCGAGCATGGCCAGCTCGGAGCGCTCCTGCAACTGCACTTGATAGCTGCCCAGTTGCGCCTGCATCCAGGCCATGTCCTGGTCACGGGTGGCGGCGTTGACCACCAGTCGGTATCCGGTTTCGGTACGGTAGACGATCATGTCGTCCACCACCCCGCCCTGCTCGTTGAGCATGGCGCTGTACAACGCACGGCCGCAGCCGTGCAATCGATCGACATCATTGGCCAGCAGGTGCTGGAGCCATTCCTTGGCCTGGGGGCCGGTGACATCGATCACGGTCATATGAGATACATCGAACACCCCGCAGTCGCGCCGCACCTGATGGTGCTCCTCAACTTGCGAGCCGTAATGCAAAGGCATATCCCAACCGCCAAAATCGACCATTTTCGCGCCGAGGGCGAGATGCAGGTCATACAGAGGCGTACGCTGTCCCATGGGTTTCTCCTTCCGGGCTTGGCGAAGGTGCGCAGAGCTGCCACTTGCGCCGAACACCTTGAACGACAAGGCCCGCAGCCACATACAGCAGGTCGATCCGAAAGACGGAGCACACCGAATGCCGCGCATTGTAGCCGCAAGCTGTAGGACTGGCACCTAGCCGATTTGTCGTGCGGAGCGCCGAATCAACCCGATGACCGGCAACAACCCGACCAGCACCAGGGTCAACGCCGGCAGCGAGGCCCGCGCCCATTCCCCTTCACTGGTCATTTCAAAGATGCGCACCGCCAGGGTGTCCCAGCCAAACGGGCGCATCAGCAAGGTGGCGGGCATTTCCTTGAGCACATCGACAAACACCAGCAGCGCCGCGCTCAGGGTGCCGGGCAGCAGGAGCGGCAGATACACCTTGCAAAACAGTTGTGGCCCACTCACGCCCAGGCTGCGTGCGGCCTCGGGCAACGATGGGCGAATACGCGCCAGGCTGTTTTCCAGAGGTCCGTAGGCGACCGCCAGGAATCGCACCAGATACGCCAGCACCAGCGCCGACAGGCTGCCCAGCAGCAACGGCTTGCCCGCGCCGCCCAGCCAGCCCGACAGCGGCACCACCAGTTCGCGGTCCAGATAGCTGAAGGCCAACATGATCGACACCGCCAACACCGACCCGGGCAAGGCATAACCGACATTCGCCAGGCTGATGCCGGAGCGGATCGCCCGCGTCGGCGCCAGGCGGTTGGCGAACGCCAGTATCAGCGCCACGCTGACAGTCACCAGCGCCGCTATCCCACCCAGGTACAGCGTATGCACGATCAGGCCGGTGTAGCGCTCATCCAGGTCGAAGCGGCCGCGCTGCCAGAACCAGGCCACCAGTTGCAGCATCGGGATCACAAACGCGCAGGCGAACACCAGGCCACACCAACCGCTGGCCGCGGCCGCCTTGACCCCACGCAGGTGATACAGCGCCTTGCTGCGCGGGCGCTCGTTGCCGGGCCGGCTCGCTCCACGCGCGCGCCGTTCGCCATACAGCACCAGCATCACCACCAGCAACAACAGGCTGGCCAGTTGAGCGGCGCTGGACAGGCTGAAAAAGCCGTACCAGGTTTTATAGATGGCGGTGGTGAATGTGTCGAAATTGAACACCGAGACCGCACCAAAATCCGCCAGGGTTTCCATCAGGGCCAAGGCGACACCAGCACCAATCGCCGGCCGCGCCATGGGCAGCGCCACGCGCCAGAACGCCTGCCACGGCGACTGGCCCAGCACCCGTGCCGCTTCCATCAAGCCCTTGCCCTGGGCCAGGAATGCCGAACGCGCCAGCAGATAGACATAGGGGTAGAACACCAGCACCAAGACGATGATCACGCCGCTGGTGGAGCGCACGCGGGGCAGGCGCAGCCCCGCGCCGAACCCTTCGCGCAGCAGGGTCTGCACCGGGCCTGCAAAGTCCAGCAGTCCTACAAACACGAAGGCCAGCACATAGGCCGGAATCGCAAAGGGCAGCATCAACGCCCAATCCAGCCAGCGCCGCCCCGGGAACTCGCAGAGGCTGGTCAGCCAGGCCAGGCTCACCCCCAGCAAGGTCACGCCAACGCCGACGCCGAGTACCAGGGTCAAGGTGTTGCCCAGCAAGCGAGGCATCTGGGTGTCCCACAGGTGGGACCAGATTTGTTGATCGATGCTTTGCCAGGACAGCAACAGCACGCTCAGCGGCAGCAGCACCAGGGCGGCGATGGTGAAGACCGGCAGGTACCAGCGGCGTTGGGCGGGGTGGGCCAAAAGCAAATTCCCTGGGAATGGACTGTCTGACAGCAGACATAAAACAGTGTGGGAGGTGGCTTGCCCCCGATGAGGGAGTGTCAGACACCGGTGATTAGACTGACACGCCGTCATCGGGGGCAAGCCACCTCCCACATTTTGATTGGCGGCGATTTAAAAACTCAGTTCCAACCGGCGCGGTCCATCAAGCGGATCGCCTCGGCCTGACGCTTGCCCGCCACCTCCACCGGCAAGGTATCGGCCACGAATTTGCCCCAGGTCGCCACTTCGGCCGACGGCGGTACCGCCGGGTTGGCCGGAAATTCCTGGTTCACGTCGGCGAAGATCTTCTGCGCCTCAGGCGTGGTCATCCATTCCACCAGGGCCTTGGCCGCTGCCGGGTGTGGCGCGTGTTTGGTCAAGCCAATGCCCGACAGGTTCACATGCACGCCACGGTCGCCCTGGTTCGGCCAGAACAGCTTCACCGCCAGGTCCGGCTTCTGCTTGTGCAGGCGACCGTAGTAGTAAGTGTTGACGATACCCACGTCGCATTGCCCGGCGTTGATCGCCTCCAGCACCGCAATATCGTCGGAGAACACGTCGGTGGACAGGTTATTCACCCAGCCTTTGACGATTTCTTCGGTCTTTGCCGCGCCGTGGGTCTCGATCAGCGTGGCGGTCAGGGACTGGTTGTAGACCTTTTTCGCCGTGCGCAGGCACAGGCGGCCTTCCCACTGTTTGTCGGCCAGGGCTTCGTAGGTGGTCAGGTCGCCCGGTTTTACCCGATCGGTGGAGTAGGCGATGGTGCGCGCGCGCAGGCTCAAACCGGTCCACGCATGGGCCGAAGAGCGGTATTGCAACGGGATATTCTTGTCGATCACCTCGGAGGTGAACGGCTGCAGGATGCCCATCTGCTCGGCCTGCCAGAGGTTGCCGGCGTCGACGGTGAGCAGCAGGTCAGCGGTGGCATTTTCGCCCTCGGCCTTGATGCGCTGCATCAGCGGGGCTTCCTTGTCGGTGATGAACTTCACCTGTACGCCGGTCTTGCGGGTATAGGCGTCGAACACCGGCTTGATCAGTTCGTCGATGCGCGAGGAGTAGACCACCACTTCGTCAGCGGCCTGCGCGGTGGCGCTGCCGATCAGGGTGAGTGCCAGGGCAGTCAGGAGGCGCTTGGATGCCAACATGGGTGCGGTCTCTCATTTGCAAAAAGAGCGCAAATGATAAGGACTCACATTTGGTAACGCTTGATGGAGGCGTTACCAGATGTTGCACGGCTTGAGGTATGTGTGAGGGCTGGCGGCCTCATCGGGGCATAGGTATCTACACAACCCAGCAGCGCCCAACCGTAACCACGATGCGAAGCGAGTCGCTCTTGATCTGGCTTTTGATCTTGATCTGCTTTTGATCCTAGGCGCCCCGTTAAACCACGCTGGCCGAACGCAGGCTTGAATCCGTGGGTAACCCGGCAGGACGCCGGGTTAGCCGCACTGGGCCAGGGATGGCCCATTGCGGCGGCCCACGGATTCAAGCCTGCGTTCGGGCACACCGAGCCTAGGCGAGGTGCCGAGTGGTGGGGCAAGAGCGTTTTGCTTACTTTTGCGCTTTTCAAAAGTGAGCCGCTGTAAAAGCGGAACCATTAGCAGCCGTTACCGCAGAAACGGATATGTAATCGGTCTGATCCAACATCCTGGTCGGCCCTGAGGCCGCCATCGGGGGCAAGCCCCCTCCCACATTTGGACCTCGGAGCGTCAGGTAGATACGCGTTAGCTCCCTCGCCACAGGTGCGGTGTCGCACCAAAATTGTGTAGATACCTATGCTCATCGGGGGCAAGCCCCTCCCACAGGGGGCCGCACTTCGGTTTACAGTTTGGCGAGGTCCGGGAGGTCGCCGGTCAGGCCCAAGGCCTGGCGTACAAACAGTGCCTTGGCTTCGGGCATCTGGTCGACGATCTTCAACCCGGCATTGCGCAACCAGCGCAGCGGCAGTTGATCGGCCTGAAACAGGCGCTCGAAGCCCTCCATTGCCGCCATCAGCGCCAGGTTATGCGGCATGCGCCGACGTTCGTAGCGGCTCAGCACCTTCACATCCGCCAGACGCTCGCCACGCTCGGTCGCCGCCAGCAACACTTCGGCCAGCACCGCGGCATCGAGAAAGCCCAGGTTAACGCCCTGCCCCGCCAAGGGATGGATGACGTGGGCCGCATCGCCAATCAACGCCAGGCCCTCGGCCACGTAACGTTTGGCGTGACGCTGACGCAACGGCACGCAGACGCGCGGGTCGGCGCTGACCACCGTGCCCAGGCGCCGCTCAAAGGCCCGCTCCAGCTCACCGCAGAAGCGCTCATCGTCCAGGGCCATCAAACGCTCAGACTCCGCCGGCGTGGTCGACCAGACAATCGAGCACCAGTCCTCCTGCCCATCACGCACCAGCGGCAGGAATGCCAGCGGGCCCGTGTCGGTGAAGCGTTGCCACGCCGTGCGCTGATGCGGCTGGCTGCTGCGTACGCTGGTGACGATGGCGTTGTGCAGGTAGTCCCATTCACGGGTGGGGGTGCCGGTCAGGCGGCGCACCGCGGAGTTGGCGCCGTCAGCGGCGACCACCAGCGGCGCGCGCAGCTTGCGCCCATCGGCCAGGGTCAGCAGCCATTCATCGCCGGAACGGCGCATCTGCTCCAGGCGCGCATTGGCCAGCAGCCCCAGGTCACAATCATGCAGGCGGTCCAGCAAGGCATCCTGGACCACGCGATTCTCCACGATATGCCCCAGCACCTCGGCATGCACGCTGGCTGCCGAGAAGTGGATCTGCCCGGTGCCGCTGCCGTCCCATACTTGCATCTGGCCATAGGGACTGGCGCGGCGCTCGACGA harbors:
- the gcvH gene encoding glycine cleavage system protein GcvH, which codes for MSNIPADLRFAESHEWARLEADGSVTVGISDHAQEALGDVVFVELAEVGATFEAQGQAGVVESVKAASDIYAPVAGEVIAVNEELGGSPELLNSDPYGAWIFKLKPSNAADLEKLLDAAGYKAAIGE
- the gcvT gene encoding glycine cleavage system aminomethyltransferase GcvT yields the protein MGQRTPLYDLHLALGAKMVDFGGWDMPLHYGSQVEEHHQVRRDCGVFDVSHMTVIDVTGPQAKEWLQHLLANDVDRLHGCGRALYSAMLNEQGGVVDDMIVYRTETGYRLVVNAATRDQDMAWMQAQLGSYQVQLQERSELAMLAIQGPHARQKIAELVTQSRGTLIHQLKPFEGQADGDWFIARTGYTGEDGLEIVLPADQAPGFFNDLVGAGISPIGLGARDTLRLEAGMNLYGQDIHQQVSPLAANMAWSIAWEPAGRNFIGRAALEAEKAAGVQFKLVGLVLEERGVLRAHQVVRIANVGEGEITSGSFSPTLSKSIALARVPTATADRAEVEIRGKWYPVRVVKPTFVRHGKTLI
- a CDS encoding ABC transporter permease; translation: MAHPAQRRWYLPVFTIAALVLLPLSVLLLSWQSIDQQIWSHLWDTQMPRLLGNTLTLVLGVGVGVTLLGVSLAWLTSLCEFPGRRWLDWALMLPFAIPAYVLAFVFVGLLDFAGPVQTLLREGFGAGLRLPRVRSTSGVIIVLVLVFYPYVYLLARSAFLAQGKGLMEAARVLGQSPWQAFWRVALPMARPAIGAGVALALMETLADFGAVSVFNFDTFTTAIYKTWYGFFSLSSAAQLASLLLLVVMLVLYGERRARGASRPGNERPRSKALYHLRGVKAAAASGWCGLVFACAFVIPMLQLVAWFWQRGRFDLDERYTGLIVHTLYLGGIAALVTVSVALILAFANRLAPTRAIRSGISLANVGYALPGSVLAVSIMLAFSYLDRELVVPLSGWLGGAGKPLLLGSLSALVLAYLVRFLAVAYGPLENSLARIRPSLPEAARSLGVSGPQLFCKVYLPLLLPGTLSAALLVFVDVLKEMPATLLMRPFGWDTLAVRIFEMTSEGEWARASLPALTLVLVGLLPVIGLIRRSARQIG
- a CDS encoding extracellular solute-binding protein, with product MLASKRLLTALALTLIGSATAQAADEVVVYSSRIDELIKPVFDAYTRKTGVQVKFITDKEAPLMQRIKAEGENATADLLLTVDAGNLWQAEQMGILQPFTSEVIDKNIPLQYRSSAHAWTGLSLRARTIAYSTDRVKPGDLTTYEALADKQWEGRLCLRTAKKVYNQSLTATLIETHGAAKTEEIVKGWVNNLSTDVFSDDIAVLEAINAGQCDVGIVNTYYYGRLHKQKPDLAVKLFWPNQGDRGVHVNLSGIGLTKHAPHPAAAKALVEWMTTPEAQKIFADVNQEFPANPAVPPSAEVATWGKFVADTLPVEVAGKRQAEAIRLMDRAGWN
- a CDS encoding 2-octaprenyl-3-methyl-6-methoxy-1,4-benzoquinol hydroxylase; translation: MRADVLIVGAGMVGSALALALQGSGLQVLLLDGSPLSVKPFEPAAAFEPRVSALSAASQRILERLGVWDGIVERRASPYGQMQVWDGSGTGQIHFSAASVHAEVLGHIVENRVVQDALLDRLHDCDLGLLANARLEQMRRSGDEWLLTLADGRKLRAPLVVAADGANSAVRRLTGTPTREWDYLHNAIVTSVRSSQPHQRTAWQRFTDTGPLAFLPLVRDGQEDWCSIVWSTTPAESERLMALDDERFCGELERAFERRLGTVVSADPRVCVPLRQRHAKRYVAEGLALIGDAAHVIHPLAGQGVNLGFLDAAVLAEVLLAATERGERLADVKVLSRYERRRMPHNLALMAAMEGFERLFQADQLPLRWLRNAGLKIVDQMPEAKALFVRQALGLTGDLPDLAKL